The following are encoded in a window of Bacteroidia bacterium genomic DNA:
- a CDS encoding GNAT family N-acetyltransferase, whose product MVSGALIREYKTTDREELVRLLCLNIPTFFAPAEQQDFEQYLDLKSEMYFVFEYVGKIVGCGGINFVQERTIGKISWDVFHPDYQNMSLGTMLLQHRINILKSIPSIRQITVRTSQLAFGFYQKKGFRLVEVVKDYWAEGFDLYSMEYAS is encoded by the coding sequence ATGGTGAGTGGTGCATTGATTCGCGAATATAAAACAACAGACAGGGAGGAACTTGTACGCTTGCTGTGCTTAAATATACCAACCTTTTTTGCTCCTGCCGAACAACAGGATTTTGAACAATATCTTGATTTGAAAAGTGAAATGTATTTTGTGTTCGAATATGTCGGTAAGATTGTTGGCTGTGGCGGAATTAACTTTGTACAAGAACGTACTATCGGTAAAATAAGCTGGGATGTCTTTCATCCTGATTATCAAAATATGTCATTGGGAACTATGTTGTTGCAACATAGAATCAATATCTTAAAGTCAATACCAAGTATCAGGCAAATAACAGTCAGAACTTCGCAACTTGCTTTTGGTTTTTATCAAAAAAAGGGTTTTCGACTGGTTGAGGTTGTGAAAGATTACTGGGCTGAGGGTTTTGACCTGTATTCCATGGAATATGCATCCTGA
- a CDS encoding PepSY-like domain-containing protein: MNLHTSITRIVLSFLLLAPVWTFAQERIIPNDKIPSAIQQYVKSHFPSHTIVLAELEVEGVSKEYEVKLNDKTELKFDKKFKVFKIDGTVALPESVIPEAIRQYVKKHYPNNFITDWEKEWKHQEVKLDNGIEIEFTLKGNFIRIDY; this comes from the coding sequence ATGAACCTACATACCTCAATTACCCGCATTGTTTTATCCTTCTTGTTGCTCGCTCCTGTTTGGACGTTTGCTCAAGAACGCATCATTCCCAATGACAAGATCCCCTCAGCTATTCAACAATATGTAAAATCACATTTTCCCTCACATACCATTGTGTTGGCTGAACTGGAAGTTGAAGGTGTGTCTAAAGAGTATGAGGTAAAACTCAATGATAAAACGGAATTGAAGTTTGACAAAAAATTTAAGGTGTTCAAAATTGATGGAACAGTTGCATTGCCGGAGAGTGTGATTCCTGAAGCGATTCGACAATATGTGAAAAAGCATTATCCAAACAATTTCATTACAGACTGGGAAAAGGAATGGAAACATCAGGAAGTAAAACTGGATAATGGCATTGAAATAGAATTTACGTTGAAAGGCAATTTTATCAGAATTGATTATTAA
- a CDS encoding PepSY-like domain-containing protein: MKYTKQWIFALAIAGLPILSGCEKETVLSDSKVPEEIATYTSTHFTTHKILQVVKDIDGFTKTYDVVLDGGVNLEFNRKKEIIEIDGNAKLPDSVIPEKIRTYVAANYPSNVITDWQLEGKNQQVGLDSDLDLEFSMNGDFLRIDN; the protein is encoded by the coding sequence ATGAAATACACAAAACAATGGATTTTTGCTCTTGCGATTGCAGGGCTTCCAATTTTGAGCGGATGCGAAAAAGAAACAGTGCTTTCTGATTCTAAAGTGCCGGAGGAAATCGCCACTTATACCTCAACCCATTTTACAACACATAAAATTTTGCAAGTGGTGAAAGATATAGATGGATTTACCAAAACTTATGATGTAGTGCTGGATGGGGGTGTGAACCTTGAGTTTAATCGCAAGAAAGAAATTATTGAGATTGACGGAAATGCTAAATTGCCTGATAGTGTAATTCCTGAGAAGATTAGAACCTATGTTGCAGCTAATTACCCCTCAAATGTAATTACTGATTGGCAACTTGAAGGGAAAAATCAACAAGTAGGCTTGGACTCTGATTTGGACTTGGAGTTCAGCATGAACGGTGATTTTCTGAGAATTGACAATTAA